The proteins below come from a single Ovis canadensis isolate MfBH-ARS-UI-01 breed Bighorn chromosome 23, ARS-UI_OviCan_v2, whole genome shotgun sequence genomic window:
- the SERPINB12 gene encoding serpin B12 isoform X2, producing the protein MDSLIAANTKFCFDLFQKISTGDCRKNIFFCPLSLSAALGMVRLGARSGSARQIDQVLHFSEFSQNKGNKPDPCLKKAEQEGPGDSNLEGKKEVTGSLTLQTESSKDESGLLSCYFGQLLSKLARIKVDYTLSIANRLYGEREFPICPEYLDGVIQFYHTTVESVDFRKDTEKSRQEINFWVESQSQGKIKELFSKDSINNKAVLVLVSAVYFKAKWEKYFDCENTVDAVFSLSESEKKNVKMMNQNGLFRIGFVDELKAQILELPYTKGKLDMVVLLPSGSADNLKALEELERNITYEKLAAWSSSENMSEKRVAVSFPRFTLEDSYDLNPILQDMGITDIFDETKADLTGISPSPSLYLSKVVHKTFVEVDENGTQAVAASGVVGMEESSPSWETFNANRPFLFFIRHNKTQTILFYGRVCSP; encoded by the exons ATGGACTCTCTCATCGCAGCAAATACCAAGTTTTGCTTTGATCTGTTCCAAAAGATCAGCACAGGTGACTGTCGGAAGAACATCTTCTTCTGCCCGCTGAGCCTCTCGGCCGCGCTCGGCATGGTCCGCCTGGGGGCCAGGAGCGGCAGCGCGCGCCAGATCGACCAG GTACTGCACTTCAGCGAATTTTCCCAGAATAAAGGGAACAAGCCGGATCCCTGCCTGAAAAAAGCAGAGCAAGAAGGGCCTGGCGACAGCAAcctggaagggaagaaggaagtgacGGGGTCCCTGACGCTGCAG ACCGAGTCTTCAAAGGATGAGAGCGGACTGCTCAGCTGCTATTTCGGGCAGCTTCTCTCCAAATTAGCCAGGATCAAAGTCGACTATACCCTGAGTATTGCCAACAGGCTTTACGGGGAGCGAGAATTCCCAATCTGCCCG GAATACTTAGATGGTGTGATTCAATTTTACCACACGACGGTCGAAAGTGTTGATTTTCGGAAAGACACTGAAAAATCCAGGCAAGAGATCAACTTCTGGGTGGAATCTCAATCCCAAG GTAAAATCAAGGAACTCTTCAGCAAGGACAGTATCAACAATAAGGCTGTGCTGGTGCTGGTGAGCGCTGTCTACTTCAAGGCCAAATGGGAGAAATATTTTGACTGCGAAAACACGGTTGATGCCGTTTTCTCTCTAAGTGAG AGTGAAAAGAAGAACGTGAAGATGATGAACCAGAACGGGCTGTTCAGAATCGGCTTCGTGGACGAGCTCAAGGCGCAGATCTTGGAGCTTCCGTACACGAAGGGGAAGCTTGACATGGTGGTGCTGCTGCCGTCCGGCTCTGCGGACAACCTGAAGGCTCTGGAAGAG CTTGAAAGGAATATCACTTATGAAAAACTCGCGGCCTGGAGCAGTTCAGAAAATATGTCAGAAAAAAGAGTAGCTGTCTCCTTCCCTCGGTTCACCCTAGAAGACAGCTATGATCTCAACCCTATTCTACAAGACATGGGCATCACGGATATCTTTGATGAAACGAAGGCTGACCTTACTGGAATCTCTCCAAGTCCCAGTTTGTACCTGTCAAAAGTTGTCCATAAAACCTTTGTGGAGGTGGATGAAAATGGTACCCAGGCAGTCGCAGCCAGTGGGGTTGTCGGCATGGAAGAGTCCTCACCGTCCTGGGAGACATTTAATGCTAACcgcccttttctctttttcatcagACACAACAAAACCCAAACCATTCTCTTCTATGGCAGGGTCTGCTCTCCTTGA
- the SERPINB12 gene encoding serpin B12 isoform X1 — MQRARSTVIRLTMDSLIAANTKFCFDLFQKISTGDCRKNIFFCPLSLSAALGMVRLGARSGSARQIDQVLHFSEFSQNKGNKPDPCLKKAEQEGPGDSNLEGKKEVTGSLTLQTESSKDESGLLSCYFGQLLSKLARIKVDYTLSIANRLYGEREFPICPEYLDGVIQFYHTTVESVDFRKDTEKSRQEINFWVESQSQGKIKELFSKDSINNKAVLVLVSAVYFKAKWEKYFDCENTVDAVFSLSESEKKNVKMMNQNGLFRIGFVDELKAQILELPYTKGKLDMVVLLPSGSADNLKALEELERNITYEKLAAWSSSENMSEKRVAVSFPRFTLEDSYDLNPILQDMGITDIFDETKADLTGISPSPSLYLSKVVHKTFVEVDENGTQAVAASGVVGMEESSPSWETFNANRPFLFFIRHNKTQTILFYGRVCSP; from the exons ACAGTCATCAGACTCACAATGGACTCTCTCATCGCAGCAAATACCAAGTTTTGCTTTGATCTGTTCCAAAAGATCAGCACAGGTGACTGTCGGAAGAACATCTTCTTCTGCCCGCTGAGCCTCTCGGCCGCGCTCGGCATGGTCCGCCTGGGGGCCAGGAGCGGCAGCGCGCGCCAGATCGACCAG GTACTGCACTTCAGCGAATTTTCCCAGAATAAAGGGAACAAGCCGGATCCCTGCCTGAAAAAAGCAGAGCAAGAAGGGCCTGGCGACAGCAAcctggaagggaagaaggaagtgacGGGGTCCCTGACGCTGCAG ACCGAGTCTTCAAAGGATGAGAGCGGACTGCTCAGCTGCTATTTCGGGCAGCTTCTCTCCAAATTAGCCAGGATCAAAGTCGACTATACCCTGAGTATTGCCAACAGGCTTTACGGGGAGCGAGAATTCCCAATCTGCCCG GAATACTTAGATGGTGTGATTCAATTTTACCACACGACGGTCGAAAGTGTTGATTTTCGGAAAGACACTGAAAAATCCAGGCAAGAGATCAACTTCTGGGTGGAATCTCAATCCCAAG GTAAAATCAAGGAACTCTTCAGCAAGGACAGTATCAACAATAAGGCTGTGCTGGTGCTGGTGAGCGCTGTCTACTTCAAGGCCAAATGGGAGAAATATTTTGACTGCGAAAACACGGTTGATGCCGTTTTCTCTCTAAGTGAG AGTGAAAAGAAGAACGTGAAGATGATGAACCAGAACGGGCTGTTCAGAATCGGCTTCGTGGACGAGCTCAAGGCGCAGATCTTGGAGCTTCCGTACACGAAGGGGAAGCTTGACATGGTGGTGCTGCTGCCGTCCGGCTCTGCGGACAACCTGAAGGCTCTGGAAGAG CTTGAAAGGAATATCACTTATGAAAAACTCGCGGCCTGGAGCAGTTCAGAAAATATGTCAGAAAAAAGAGTAGCTGTCTCCTTCCCTCGGTTCACCCTAGAAGACAGCTATGATCTCAACCCTATTCTACAAGACATGGGCATCACGGATATCTTTGATGAAACGAAGGCTGACCTTACTGGAATCTCTCCAAGTCCCAGTTTGTACCTGTCAAAAGTTGTCCATAAAACCTTTGTGGAGGTGGATGAAAATGGTACCCAGGCAGTCGCAGCCAGTGGGGTTGTCGGCATGGAAGAGTCCTCACCGTCCTGGGAGACATTTAATGCTAACcgcccttttctctttttcatcagACACAACAAAACCCAAACCATTCTCTTCTATGGCAGGGTCTGCTCTCCTTGA